The DNA sequence AGAACTATGGTAAACGTTACAGTTACTATTACTGAACCAGTAAAACAAAAGCtggaaaaacaaagaaaaacaaaagttGGTTTCGAAATACACACACACTAACAGATAGTACCAACACAAATACAACAACAAAGAAAGCTTGCTGCTCAGACATTAAAAACTACATAACAACGCTCTTTTACCTCGACATCATGCGTTTTATGTTTTAGTTTTACATATGAACATTTTTGTGAACGTTTAGCTTCTCTTTACTCACGCCATTCAAAtcctttttagttttttttttttttttttctttttttttttttttttttttttttttttttttttttttttatttttttttttttttaattgagtaAAAGAATACAAAACAGAGCATAACATTATACAgtttatacaaaacaaaatataatattaattgGACATCgggcatttgaaaataatgtcatagtgctttaaacatgttaatgactttttgttttttaacaattttaaagaagaaataaaacattcaaattCTGCTAAAAACACCTTGAAAATTGGTGAtgcatttaaatacttttgTTTATGTATATAGAATTTAGCCTGTAATATGAATAAATTAACAATGTACTCAAGATCTTTGTTTGCATTGTTTTCATAGTGTACAATGATatcctttaaagaaaaaaaatatttatcctttactttactaaaaatataGGTTGCCAATTCTTTCCAAAAAACTTGGGttatgttacaataaaaaaataaatgtgttaacaCTTCTTTCTCAATTTTACAAAAGGAACATAAATCATCAATATCagaatattttgaaattattgaCTTAACAGGGTAAATGGTATGCAAaatcttaaaatgtatttctttagtTTTGTTATTTATACAATATTTAAAGGGAATTAACCAAGCTGTTTTCCAATTAATATTCTCGATAATAGAGTTCCAAAAGAATTTTCCTCtgggttttaatttattttgattttgtaATATAGTGCAGATATGTTtgttattgcattttttatcagtcagTTCAAGACCATTTAACATTAATTTGGGTTTTATCATTATTTTAGAGTTATaaagaacatgacctttaaCAAGATGAATAAGAGTAAGAGGAATAGCTTTACAGACTGAATTAAATTCCTTGAAATGCACAGGGAAATTGTGGATTTGCATAAATTGTTCATAGGGTAAAATATTTCCATAATTATCAAACATATTCATAAGATGATTAATATCCCTTTTAAACCAATTTCTtagaaataaagatttattaCCAGTTGTTATGTTGGCATTATTCCAAATGAAGGAAGTATGAGGAGAGAAATTATGTGAATAGCATATCTTCCAGGCTAACAGCACTTGCTGGTGGAATTTGGATAACTTAAgaggaattttggaaatattgaAGTCACAGGTTAATAGAAAATCTAACCCACCTATTTTGTTAAAGAGACTGTGTGGGATGTGGTTCCAAAAGGAGTTACGATTACTCAAACATTTTTTAATCCAACTGATTTTAAAAGTTCTATTAACATCTTCAAAATAAAGTACTTCCAAGCCTCCTTCAGCTTTCTTATTAGTTAGCACCCTTTTCTTTAGTTTTTGAGATTTGTTTTTccaaataaaagaataaaacaaattatttatatCTTTACAATAAGAGTCTTTAACATACAAAGATAGGGAGGGATAAACAAACCGAGATAATCCTTCTGCTTTAGATAAAGCCATTCAAATCCTGCAGTTCCCGGGGTTCCGAAAGATGACGTAAGCGCGTCGAACCAGCAGCGTGAGCGCGTCACATGCACGTCATTCAAAATGGCGGCACTCACGTCCTTGATGCTGAAGTCCAGAACATGTAAGTGTAATGACTATTATTACTATGTTTCATTTTGAAATTGTAAAAATACACTCGTGTGTAAATGGCAACTGGTTATTAGAAATTATcgttttatcattttataatGACGGTAGATTGATCGCATGCTAAACGCTAACAGTAGCTCAGTCAGCATGTGTTTAATGTTGACACTGACAGCAGCATCAGCAACATTAAAACTCTCAAAGACTGTCAGTGATGTGTTTTATGTATCGTAAATTaatattaagtttatttttattaacaccCACACATGCATTTTATTAAATCAAAGACAACGAAGTAAATAATGCTTTAACGTTGCaataaactgattttttttaggtATCCTGCTGTCAAGCCAAACCCCCACAGTAGTATTGACAAGACTGGCTTCAAAGAAGTCAGGAGGAAGTAGTAAAAACCTCGGAGGGAATAGTGCTGGCCGCAGATATGGTTTCAAGAAACAAGATGGTACTGTCTTAAATTTACTAACCTTCatctaatataaaaaaaaatgtcttcatATTCGTACATTACCTTGCATAATATTTTATCCTTTCCTTCGTAAGGGAACTTTGTGCATGCTGGCAACATACTCGCAACACAGCGTAAAGGTCTGATGCGCTGGCATCCTGGAGCACATGTAAGACGTTATCATTATATTTTAATGGTTATCTGAGATTTAACTATCTTCTCAAGACAGCTTAAGTGAGAGGACAAAGTAGCATGTAACATTATTTAGGTCCCACTTTATATTAGCTATCTTTACCTACTACATACTTACATAAGAAAACTAATATGTTACACTTGTACATATTAGTAGTTAATGACATGTATTACTTCAACAATGTAAATTGTAAATAAGCTGTGGATTACAGATTATAGTATTGCTTTAAAATGATTGTAAATATTGaactatgaaaaaaaatctaattgtaCAGAATTTGCCTAATCTGgtttattttctaattttatgtcctCACAGGTTGGTATTggaaccaataaaaccatttatGCCCTTGAGGATGGTATTGTCAGGTTCACCAAGGAAGTGTACATTCCTCCACCACGAAGTGCTGAAGCCCGTGATGTGATCCCAAAACTTCCCAAGGGTGCAATTCTCTACAAGACCTTTGTCAATGTCATACCTACAAAACAGGAGAATACATTTAAACTAGTGGACATGGTATGAAAAAGACTTGCCATAACTTTTCCTCAAAGTACACTTTGATCTGGATTTTTCAGATTGGTACACCACTGCTCGAGTCTGAtgttatataaaatgtatttgtatttatgcaGTTATATCCTACtctaataaacatttttaccaAATACCGCATTGTTCCCTTGCACATAAAAAACTCAAATGAGGTGATATTACAATTTAGTAGGGCTGTGTATTGGCATAAATCTCACGATAGAGTCGTTGCGATGCAATGTGTTGCGATATTTTACCGTGCAATGATATATTGTGGTCTTTCCTATTTTAGGAACTTAACCAGGATATAGTTTTAGGAAAGCTGTCATTTAGAAACATACCACCATATGCAAACATTAGCAAAAAAATGATGGTGCGCCCCTACCACACTGTTTAGAGATAAGAAAAATGCAATCTAGTGGTCGGGATGTAAACTCTAAACAAAACTGTCATGAATCTTGtatgatttttataaaaaaaaaaaattatcgaTACAGTATTGCCAAGCGAAATATCGCAATACTTGCATTTGTCGATATATTCTTGCACCTTTACAATTTAGAAATGCATACAAAGAAAAGATTTCTGTAGCCCTATTCAGATGGGAATTGATTTTCTTGGGGACGTAAggtattttcatcatttataGGGGGTAGTCAGCGACGTTAGTGCTGTCCGAATCCTGAATGTCAGTTTTCTTTTTCAACCACCCGCATAAAATGTCTGTCCGAATTACCTACTGTTTTTTTGACAAATGCCAAGGTCGTGTGGTAATTTAATTGCCCCTCAAACCCAGATCTCTGAGGTTATAAAAGGGATCATTGGAAGTCATTCTGCACATTCTTTCAGTGGACCCTTTAGACCACTGAAAAGCATTGTATGGTCATGCGCTTCCCGTTTATTCTTCACCAGTCTTTCTTTGCGTGCATTTTAAATATTGCCACCTTCATAATtgtcctggacagggtttaatccaggactaggccttagcaTATCTTTAATTAAatcattactggtgtgcatcctaagacaaaacaatagcactgatatatgataaaatatgttagtacaagatgtttttaaatgaaggcccagctcaaacatgcattttagtccgGGACTAGACCTAAGATCAGTCCGGGAAACCATCCCTTTGTTAGTGTGGAAGTATTGTCCTGTTAGTAGTTTTTTAATATGCTTCATTGACTTTATCTATTTGTGTTTCCTGTACTTCTGCACATATTGATCTTTTAAGGATTTAGACCATCTCTTTTCTAAAATAGACAAGAACTAACTTTATAGCTGCTCATTTGGGCTCAGTGTGTTGTTCATGTGTATCGGTAGGATTAGGAGAAACAAAGCCTGAGAATTTCCTCAGGTTGGGGGAAGCCAATGAGAAATAAGAGGGATTTTCCAGTACAACGTAGGAAAGATGGCAAATGAGAAGCTGTTGCTGATCTCTCTGTGTAAGTATTGTGAAAGGATTCATTATGAACTGTGCTGACACTTTCCTCTCTCCAGGGACGATAATGTACTTTTCAAGCTAAACTCTTTTTTATGATGCGGATGTATAAATATTCAAGGAAAATCTTTTGAGCATTGTTATAGAGATTGCCTTtacattaaagcagtggtttttaaactgggggccccagttttatgacatctTATGAATTACcgtacattaatttatcatgaattctgtgtaattaaacctaaaaaataaggctactaaccaaaagcactacttttttatataattgAATGGGTTTTTATTataatgttgagttttagaacgttttttttgtcacaaattttctttgggggcccgcgaaggaatgcaccgtacacaaggggggccgcacgctgaaaaagtttgggaaccactgtatTAAAGCATAAAGCTGATGCAGCTCAAGAAAAAGGAAGTAAATTgaaagaaattattttgtgattttgattacttaaaggggacatttcacaagacttttttatgatgtcaaatatgtgaggttttagctcaaaataccaaataatttattataacagattaaaattttaactttgtaggtgtgtgcaaaaatgtgtcgttttgggtgtgtcttttaaaatgcaaatgagctgacctctctactaaatagcagtgccatggttggatagtgcagattaagggccggtattatccccttctgacatcaccaggggagccaaccaattttttcacatgcttgtggagaatagtttaccaaaactaagttactgggttgatcttattcacattttctaggttgataaaagcactgtggacccaattataacacttaaagatggaaaaagtcagatttttatggtATGTCTCCTTTAAAAGACACATTTTAAAACTAATCTCATAAGTTATAATTTACTACACATTCAGGGACGGATTCCCGGTCTTAATTTAAatacatcttgcactgacataacaTATATcggtgccattgttttgtctcaagatgcacaccagtattggtttttataaagtgtgtttgtaaaaacgaccTAAATTTACTAATATAACCAACGTCTGGTCCTGGATAATCTAaatcctgtctgggaaactgccccttaatgGCATggaataaaacataaaaacactgAGCATTATGGAAGAATTTAGGATGTTAgaaaactttcatttttggctTGTCACTGTTGATTAtactttatataatttaaatccaaTATTCCTTTCATTATCATTCTCTCCAGGAGCAGGGGTAGCTGTTTAATTGCGATTCATCATGGAGAAATGGTTTTGCCCTCTGGTACTGCGTATATTCAAAACCCCCTGTCTCATTATCACCTTGCACAGGTCATTGCAATGTTACGCACGTGTAATTCTGATCAGTGTATGATCAAAAACATTATCTAATGAAATTTCTTctttattcttatttatttcatcAACCCGTATTTATGATTCATACCAAGAATTACGCAGTCTGATATTCCGTATGTAAAATCTAGATCAGTTAAAGGCAAGATTTTGCACAGAGCTTCGGAGAAAGGTCATGTGAATGCAATCATCTAATTCTCATTGGCCTTTGCTTGAAACCTATTAGATGCTGTTCTATTGTTCACTCCTGAAAGCTATGCCCCGGTGTACTGCCAAGAAACCGTTGTTACGTCTGTCTGCTTCACTTTGAAAAGAATGACTGTCAACCCTTGCTCTATCTACTCTGTTGCTTAGCAACAGCCATTGCGTCTCTAGAGAAGATTTTCTGCATTTCTTCTCTCTTATTTTCTGTACATTCAAATTGAAGAGGAGATTGCAAGCGTGTCCTGAAAGTCCCAAAATAAACTATTGTTTGAAGGTTGAGTATACattttcaagtgtttgtttgaaCAGAGGCTTTGGACTGCAATGTTCTGCTAAGTAAAGTTGAAAAGATGCTCTATTCTAAAGGCACACATGATGCTTAATTTAGACAGCTCTTTTTGTGTTATATACTTAGATGTTTTTAGAGTAAAAAATTATGAGGTGACGCATTTTACCCGGATGAATGGTTTTATGGCCTATTCATCAGAAGGGATTTTACAGCATGTTAATGAGGAGTCTGTCCACTGTCTCCTGTTGCTGTGAGACACCAAAAGTCATCCGAATGTTTAACGGGTGGGGGCACGACTATGTATTGAAATGCACAATGCTAATAAGTCACCAAGCAATAAAAGGAGAAAAACACAAAAGCTAAGAGAGAGGCcggagagaaagagggagagagagagatatttaAAGGCAGTGCAATTGCACAAAAGCAAAAAGTTCAGGAAGAGTCCTAATGGAAACAACCAGACCATGATATGAACCTTCTTGTAGTTTCTCTCATGTATGATTCATTATATTTCATACTTATTATGCACCAGGGGAACAGATAAAATGGCAAATATTGTGCACCTGCTATTTATTTGGATTCTCTCTTTTTGTACAAGCAGCTTAAGTGGTGAGATGTTTTATCTGTTTTGCTTATTATGGATATTATTGTTTCTAATTACTTTTAATCACATTACCTTGCATGAACTGTGCTTGATATTTGTGGATTCCACTTAGCACAATGGCTTTGGgattattttatgcttttcaatAGAAAAGTATTGCCCAACTGGAGCAAAAATTGATCGTGATGGCTTGCACTGTTACTGGATGCCAGCATTTACATCAACATGGCTGGGAGCAAGAGACATCTGTCAAAGAGAAAATGAAGGAGATCTTGCTACGGTGGATAGTGTGACTGTTCAGACCTTCATACAAAATTCATTTCAAATGTAAGAAACTTCTAATAGTTTTAAGGGCATTAAATCTGTTCAAATTCATTGTGTGATGAAGAGAAAGTAAAAGTTtgtttcaaaacaaaaaataagtaCACGCCTACACTTGCATTATCAGTGTAATAATTTACACTGATCATCCTGTTCAAAGATTTGCCTACACCTGACTCTTGGTGTATTGTGATGCTTTTGAgcatcattaaatgtttacatcttttgTAAAAATTGGGTATATGTCTCAGTTGTTCTCAGACTGAAAAGAGGAATATTAACCTCAtatactgcactgtaaaaaataaattgttggctcaatgaataattttttagtaactagttccacagaaattttacgttcactcaatttctgtctccaaagtgtttcctggattgatgttttttagttggcccaaacttgactcaaatataaaaaagtatgtttgctcaattagctttatagttcattcaactaaaatgttttaatcagttgaatctttaaaaacttacagcaaagactctgtcaattaaaatttaattatttactcaatgttttatgtgttacttcaattaatatttattatttgggatttttaataacatttttaaattatttatcaaataatttatgctggtgttcttaacaaaataattaacttcagtcacataaaaacaaaagctttttattcacttattcacttatcatacagactgaacatttaagtcttctttaaatagagggcataaaacagtccaaaaagcacTCCAAATTCAGTCAGAACACCTGCAGGGTCATTTAGGAGACTTTCTTCAGCCCTCTGGTCTGCCTCTTCCACATCATCACCGCTctggtttaataaacagaggaatataaacacacacacatacataaataacatgtttaatataataaagcttgaaggtgaaagactttattccctaaataacgttaacgttaggccaaatttccctcagacatcacacattaaacactattgggcggttttctcgaacagggcttttcactgactaaaataacttactgacatctcttaacatatgagtgctattgttttgtctcaaaatgcacgccagtattgcattttataaggtttgtttgtaaaaatgtccaaaTTATAATAAAGACAGAGTTCTAAACCCTGTCCGTTAAACCAACCCTATTATATCCAGGCcctcttaactaaaatagctccacttt is a window from the Misgurnus anguillicaudatus chromosome 4, ASM2758022v2, whole genome shotgun sequence genome containing:
- the mrpl27 gene encoding large ribosomal subunit protein bL27m, with the protein product MAALTSLMLKSRTCILLSSQTPTVVLTRLASKKSGGSSKNLGGNSAGRRYGFKKQDGNFVHAGNILATQRKGLMRWHPGAHVGIGTNKTIYALEDGIVRFTKEVYIPPPRSAEARDVIPKLPKGAILYKTFVNVIPTKQENTFKLVDMV